From the Limosilactobacillus panis genome, one window contains:
- a CDS encoding IS1182 family transposase — protein sequence MEPDYNMNQLSLNIPTAYEPELNHPARYINRLVESLALRRPNIMGRPREYDPRMLLKLVLLAYSYGIISSRKIERFARENIVAMWLTQEQRPTYRTIARFIVSQELEDMIQSSFKEFHDYLKAQGMIDEASFIDGTKILANANKYSFVWKKHTIKYRKLNVEKAQKLIREIKQAEVKIDVDEDSFDIDQLDTIIALLEQRIEELNQRVAETAKVSPNPAKQERRHAKKYLHALDHCRQKHLEYQAQSQIAGQRNSYSKTDHDATFMRLKEDPMRNGQTKPAYNLQIMTSSQYVLGYELMQNPTDTRTLIPFLSHLAQNEVLGREIVADAGYGSERNYKYIEDELSDCTALIPYSTMIKENSRKWRSDDRKVMNWEYHEADDFYVNPQGVRFNFKRYAYRNDKYKFRRDFKVYQAEKYDENHQIISQALTPHGNTKYLMVNPQWEYFKSKARESLSNSNTYSRRKYDVETVFGNLKAYLGFKRFTVRGLKKAKRQIGIALMALNMKKMAGRPLIFSKYSDNQKAPFRIFVKFRMELLIQRLFVTTPFFSSFLFYLSFIPLTVGNLGLKVVVGGRQNRGPPPARNLVGAISYQ from the coding sequence TTGGAACCTGATTATAACATGAATCAACTTAGTTTGAACATACCTACTGCTTATGAACCTGAGTTAAATCATCCAGCACGTTATATTAATCGGCTGGTTGAAAGCTTAGCGCTGCGGCGACCCAATATTATGGGTCGACCAAGAGAGTATGATCCACGAATGCTGTTAAAGTTAGTTTTACTGGCTTACAGCTATGGTATCATTTCCTCTAGGAAAATTGAACGCTTTGCTCGTGAAAACATTGTTGCGATGTGGTTGACTCAAGAACAGCGCCCAACCTACCGCACCATTGCTCGCTTCATTGTCTCCCAAGAATTGGAAGATATGATTCAGAGTAGTTTCAAGGAATTTCATGACTATTTAAAGGCTCAGGGAATGATCGATGAGGCTTCATTCATTGATGGCACTAAGATTTTAGCTAACGCAAATAAGTATTCCTTTGTTTGGAAGAAACACACCATTAAGTATCGCAAATTAAACGTTGAAAAGGCTCAAAAACTAATTCGTGAAATTAAGCAAGCAGAAGTTAAGATTGATGTTGATGAAGATAGCTTTGACATTGATCAACTTGATACGATTATTGCCTTACTTGAACAACGGATTGAAGAGTTAAACCAACGGGTGGCCGAAACCGCAAAGGTTTCGCCCAATCCGGCCAAGCAGGAACGACGTCATGCCAAAAAGTATCTCCATGCTTTAGACCATTGTCGTCAAAAGCATCTTGAATACCAAGCCCAATCGCAGATTGCTGGCCAACGTAATAGCTATTCCAAAACCGATCATGACGCTACTTTTATGCGTTTAAAGGAAGATCCGATGCGTAATGGTCAAACAAAGCCAGCGTATAATCTTCAAATTATGACTAGCTCACAGTACGTGCTGGGTTATGAACTCATGCAGAACCCAACCGATACTAGAACATTAATCCCATTCTTATCTCATCTCGCCCAGAACGAAGTTTTGGGGCGAGAAATTGTTGCCGATGCTGGTTACGGATCAGAACGCAATTATAAGTATATCGAAGATGAGCTATCTGATTGTACAGCTTTAATTCCTTACAGCACCATGATTAAAGAGAATAGCCGTAAGTGGCGTTCTGATGATCGAAAAGTAATGAACTGGGAATATCATGAGGCTGATGACTTTTATGTAAACCCACAGGGCGTCCGATTCAACTTTAAACGATACGCATACCGAAATGATAAATACAAATTCCGTCGTGATTTCAAAGTATATCAAGCAGAGAAGTATGATGAGAATCATCAAATTATTTCTCAGGCATTAACACCACATGGGAACACTAAGTACCTTATGGTGAACCCACAGTGGGAATATTTTAAGTCGAAAGCTCGCGAGTCGCTTTCAAATTCCAACACTTACTCCCGTCGTAAGTACGATGTAGAGACTGTTTTTGGTAACTTGAAGGCTTATTTGGGTTTTAAAAGATTCACAGTACGTGGTCTTAAGAAAGCCAAAAGACAAATTGGGATTGCTTTAATGGCATTAAACATGAAGAAAATGGCCGGAAGGCCGCTCATTTTCTCAAAATATTCAGATAATCAAAAAGCTCCATTCAGAATTTTTGTTAAATTCCGAATGGAGCTTCTGATTCAGAGGCTTTTTGTCACAACCCCTTTTTTTAGTTCATTCTTATTTTATTTATCGTTCATCCCGCTCACGGTAGGCAACCTGGGCCTGAAGGTGGTAGTCGGCGGTCGTCAAAATCGTGGACCCCCGCCGGCCCGGAATCTTGTTGGGGCCATCAGTTACCAGTAA
- a CDS encoding DUF6681 family protein, with protein sequence MFSFLDMINSSLSYFNLDVKLKSRIYIGIATLGDIYLVYVTFRLFINHVWMRAFLYCLAMVAITYFLYLNFVYYFLGRTSKLDYFSPRFAKITGQKFGNTEPKDNGQQQLAQVMANQSNGLFTGDNTIPAVVKIDSYEQHNLQEVVNQLVDNGIFANDFNGLDDNQVIDKYSETGKPVQALNTNAVPPYFELVHDKIRHRLEIYIGINQMERRAVGHIIRIGLTDVRDAHQKYRIYLAGLLVTDGPNKIPGRRGSTILTTADYHLQAQVAYRERDER encoded by the coding sequence ATGTTTAGTTTCCTTGATATGATAAATTCATCTCTGAGCTACTTTAACCTCGATGTGAAGCTAAAGAGTCGGATCTACATTGGGATCGCGACCCTTGGTGACATCTACTTGGTTTACGTTACCTTCCGCCTGTTCATAAACCACGTTTGGATGCGGGCCTTTCTGTACTGCTTAGCGATGGTTGCGATTACTTATTTCTTATACCTGAACTTTGTTTACTATTTTCTGGGGAGGACCTCGAAGCTCGACTACTTTTCTCCCCGTTTTGCTAAAATTACGGGACAGAAGTTTGGCAATACCGAACCAAAGGACAACGGGCAACAGCAACTGGCCCAGGTAATGGCTAACCAGTCTAACGGCTTATTTACGGGTGACAATACTATTCCCGCGGTTGTGAAGATTGATAGTTATGAACAGCATAACCTCCAAGAAGTGGTAAACCAGTTGGTCGACAATGGCATCTTTGCCAACGACTTTAATGGCCTCGATGATAACCAGGTAATTGATAAGTATAGTGAAACGGGTAAGCCGGTTCAGGCTTTAAATACCAACGCCGTGCCGCCATACTTCGAACTGGTCCACGACAAGATTCGTCACCGGTTGGAAATTTACATTGGAATTAACCAGATGGAACGGCGGGCGGTTGGTCACATCATCCGGATTGGCCTAACTGATGTCCGGGATGCCCACCAAAAGTACCGCATTTACCTTGCCGGTTTACTGGTAACTGATGGCCCCAACAAGATTCCGGGCCGGCGGGGGTCCACGATTTTGACGACCGCCGACTACCACCTTCAGGCCCAGGTTGCCTACCGTGAGCGGGATGAACGATAA
- a CDS encoding Fur family transcriptional regulator, with product MEKLISDARAKLKANHMRWTKQREMMLALVSKDPEHYQDITTVDQALRKAYPGLSHDTIYRNLKAFERLELVELRQHNDQMQVKYRCDVAHHHHFICEVCGRVQEIKMPPLDMQFYEQQLPGAKITGHTFELRGICADCRARHLK from the coding sequence TTGGAAAAGTTAATTAGTGATGCACGGGCTAAGCTCAAGGCCAACCACATGCGCTGGACTAAGCAGCGGGAGATGATGCTGGCCCTAGTCAGCAAGGATCCAGAACACTACCAAGACATTACGACAGTTGACCAGGCCCTCCGGAAAGCCTATCCCGGCCTTAGTCATGACACCATTTACCGGAACCTCAAGGCCTTTGAACGACTAGAGCTGGTCGAACTCCGCCAGCATAATGATCAAATGCAGGTCAAGTACCGGTGCGATGTGGCTCACCACCACCACTTCATTTGTGAAGTGTGTGGTCGGGTGCAAGAAATTAAAATGCCGCCGTTAGACATGCAATTTTATGAGCAGCAGCTTCCCGGCGCCAAGATTACCGGACATACCTTCGAGTTACGGGGGATTTGTGCGGATTGCCGGGCCCGACATTTGAAATAA
- a CDS encoding guanylate kinase — MTNQDQVFVVCGAAGSGKTTVASYLQKHFGMHRVITHTTRAPRPGERDGVDYHFEDDTSMGQLHLLESVTYDQAQYGSSMESLEEGWQQGRADVIVLDTKGALTYHQALGDRVTIIFLTVSKLDVLVRRMTGRGDQKEAIQSRLKSREYQRDLHLPHYLEHIAHVIVNDGWTQTAEQLDDLVGKIVSV; from the coding sequence ATGACTAATCAGGACCAGGTATTTGTCGTTTGTGGTGCGGCCGGTTCGGGAAAAACGACGGTTGCCAGCTACCTGCAGAAGCATTTTGGTATGCACCGGGTGATTACTCATACCACCCGGGCACCCCGTCCTGGTGAACGCGACGGGGTTGACTACCACTTCGAAGATGATACATCGATGGGCCAGCTCCACTTGCTGGAGTCAGTCACTTACGACCAAGCCCAATATGGTTCCTCAATGGAGAGCCTTGAAGAGGGCTGGCAGCAGGGACGTGCTGACGTGATCGTCCTTGATACGAAGGGGGCGCTGACCTACCACCAGGCCCTTGGTGACCGGGTGACGATTATCTTTTTGACCGTCAGCAAGCTGGACGTTCTGGTACGCCGGATGACCGGCCGGGGTGACCAAAAAGAGGCAATTCAGTCCCGGCTCAAAAGTCGTGAATACCAGCGAGACCTCCACCTGCCACACTACTTGGAACATATCGCCCACGTGATTGTCAACGATGGCTGGACCCAGACCGCCGAGCAGCTGGATGATTTGGTGGGCAAAATTGTGTCAGTATAG
- a CDS encoding bis(5'-nucleosyl)-tetraphosphatase — MAIEVTSGAVVYRKKDGQLEYLLLESQNKGHFWGFPKGHVEGNESLKQTAEREIKEETQLTLPIDTSFYVYTEYDLPNGNHKQMTLYTADLTANEDIHLQAEEIRNCGWFNYQDARKQLTYDNLKQLLDQVNDHLTKQDD, encoded by the coding sequence ATGGCAATCGAAGTAACGAGTGGTGCAGTAGTATACCGTAAAAAGGATGGGCAGCTTGAATACCTGCTCTTAGAAAGCCAAAACAAGGGTCACTTCTGGGGATTCCCCAAGGGCCACGTTGAAGGCAACGAGAGTTTGAAGCAGACTGCTGAACGGGAAATAAAGGAAGAGACCCAACTAACCCTGCCAATTGACACGAGTTTTTACGTCTACACGGAATACGACCTGCCAAATGGTAACCATAAGCAGATGACCCTCTACACGGCTGACCTGACTGCCAATGAAGATATTCACTTACAGGCGGAAGAAATCCGGAACTGCGGTTGGTTTAACTACCAGGATGCCCGTAAGCAACTGACTTATGACAACCTTAAGCAACTCCTTGACCAGGTCAACGACCACCTGACGAAGCAAGATGACTAA
- a CDS encoding APC family permease yields the protein MRLNIMRKESLDRYLGVDKHFVKSMTAIDLMALGIGAVIGTGIFILPGTVAANSAGPGVTLSFFFSAIVCALAAMCYAEFSSALPVAGSAYSYGNVVFGEFFGWILGWALVLEYMLAVASVSTGWAAYFNSFIASFGLKLPKAVSGPFDPAHGTYVNIVAIIIVLLISWMLSKGMQSSMRINNAAVAIKLAIIIIFVLVGLFFIKPSNYHPFLPYHMKGVFHGATVVFFAFLGFDAVSSSAAEVKNPKRNMPMGIIGTLVVATVLYMAVSVVLTGMVKYTKLDVANPVAFALEAVHQGWIAELLSIGALIGMFTMMVTMIYSSSRLVYSIGRDGLLPSSLAKIDNHHHVPQEALWIVTLIIAIMGGFVSLDQLTSLVNIGTLLAFLFVSFGIIPLRKRKDIGNKGGFQVPLYPVLPIISGLACLAMMTMLSKETWIGAGIWFGIGLIIYFSYGYRHSKLNQDR from the coding sequence ATGCGCTTAAACATTATGCGGAAAGAAAGTCTTGATCGTTACCTCGGGGTCGACAAGCACTTTGTTAAGTCAATGACGGCCATTGACTTAATGGCCCTAGGGATTGGGGCGGTAATTGGTACCGGGATTTTCATCCTTCCCGGGACCGTTGCCGCTAACTCTGCCGGCCCTGGTGTCACCCTGTCGTTCTTCTTCTCAGCAATTGTCTGTGCGCTCGCGGCCATGTGTTATGCTGAATTCTCCTCAGCACTACCGGTCGCCGGAAGTGCATACTCATACGGGAACGTGGTCTTCGGTGAATTCTTTGGCTGGATTCTCGGCTGGGCCCTTGTCCTGGAATACATGCTGGCGGTGGCCTCCGTGTCAACCGGTTGGGCCGCTTACTTCAACTCGTTTATCGCCAGTTTCGGTCTGAAATTGCCCAAAGCCGTCTCCGGTCCCTTTGACCCGGCCCACGGCACTTACGTCAACATTGTTGCCATTATCATTGTCCTACTGATTAGCTGGATGCTCTCTAAGGGGATGCAATCCTCAATGCGGATCAACAACGCTGCCGTGGCAATCAAACTGGCCATCATCATTATCTTTGTCCTCGTGGGACTCTTCTTCATCAAGCCATCCAACTACCACCCATTTCTTCCCTACCACATGAAGGGTGTCTTCCACGGGGCCACGGTCGTCTTCTTCGCCTTCCTAGGCTTTGACGCCGTCTCCTCCTCTGCCGCAGAAGTCAAGAACCCCAAGCGAAACATGCCAATGGGAATCATCGGAACTTTAGTAGTTGCGACCGTCCTCTACATGGCCGTTTCAGTTGTTTTGACCGGGATGGTTAAGTACACGAAACTTGACGTGGCTAACCCGGTAGCCTTTGCCCTTGAAGCCGTTCACCAGGGATGGATTGCCGAGCTGCTTTCCATCGGGGCCTTAATTGGGATGTTCACGATGATGGTTACCATGATTTACTCCAGCTCACGGCTGGTTTATTCCATTGGTCGGGATGGACTCCTCCCTTCCTCCCTGGCTAAAATCGACAATCACCATCACGTTCCCCAAGAAGCACTCTGGATCGTAACCCTGATCATTGCTATCATGGGCGGGTTCGTCTCCTTAGACCAGCTGACCAGCCTGGTTAACATCGGGACACTGCTGGCCTTCCTCTTCGTTTCCTTCGGGATCATCCCCCTGCGGAAGCGGAAGGACATCGGTAACAAGGGGGGCTTCCAAGTTCCCCTCTACCCGGTTTTGCCAATCATCTCCGGCCTGGCTTGCCTGGCAATGATGACCATGCTTTCCAAGGAAACCTGGATCGGTGCCGGCATTTGGTTTGGAATTGGCCTGATTATCTACTTCAGTTACGGTTACCGGCACAGTAAGCTAAATCAGGACCGTTAA
- a CDS encoding MFS transporter: MNNTKKDYKKAPVLPTHRGNYLALILGQISCGYALGISGTALAQAQTVTNLNNFWVGLIGAGSLIGLAGSALMGKIADRSGRKGMLMINMYLFSILSLLQLFTANPWGLLILRVLIGLMIAIDYTVGNAWLVEWMPEKVAGRAQSNLTIYWTIGFIASYIAGIMITGFGSHNWQVILASSVVPGLITAIYRSVYSLPASPSWLATHVNNHQAQKVIQENLGQKWGLSKKLIKSTAPDNISWKVLFTKEYRRRTLVGGLFYACQAFSFFGISIFLPILLTSMQMGNSNLSGVIYNVCVLIGVLIGTALFKHISRRAFLIGTFFLSALALVLMVVGNHFPNVVMITLFAFFAVILSAGLVLDYPYPTELFDIKVRATGVGICITISRIGAASGTFLLPILTNIGGASLAMIVCTAVLIVGGLICLFWAPETSPRFRK, translated from the coding sequence ATGAATAATACGAAAAAAGACTACAAGAAAGCACCAGTATTACCCACCCACCGCGGAAACTATCTCGCCTTAATTCTTGGACAAATATCATGCGGGTACGCCCTCGGCATCAGTGGAACGGCCCTTGCCCAAGCCCAAACAGTGACCAACCTGAATAACTTCTGGGTTGGCCTCATTGGTGCCGGCAGCCTAATTGGCCTGGCTGGAAGCGCCCTGATGGGAAAAATCGCCGACCGCTCCGGCCGGAAGGGAATGCTGATGATCAACATGTACCTTTTCTCTATTCTCTCACTGCTCCAACTATTTACCGCTAATCCCTGGGGACTCCTAATCCTCCGGGTGCTGATTGGGCTAATGATTGCCATCGACTACACCGTCGGTAACGCCTGGCTAGTCGAATGGATGCCGGAAAAGGTGGCCGGCCGGGCTCAGAGTAACCTCACCATCTACTGGACAATTGGCTTCATCGCTTCCTACATCGCCGGGATCATGATTACCGGCTTTGGCAGTCACAACTGGCAGGTTATCCTCGCTTCTTCGGTGGTCCCCGGCCTGATTACGGCCATTTACCGGTCCGTTTACAGCTTGCCAGCATCCCCGAGCTGGTTGGCCACCCACGTTAACAACCACCAGGCCCAAAAGGTAATCCAAGAAAACCTGGGTCAGAAGTGGGGTCTTTCAAAGAAGCTAATTAAGAGTACCGCCCCCGACAACATTTCCTGGAAGGTGCTATTTACTAAGGAGTACCGCCGGCGGACCCTTGTTGGTGGCCTCTTTTACGCCTGCCAGGCTTTCTCCTTCTTCGGCATTAGTATCTTTTTACCCATCCTCTTAACCAGCATGCAGATGGGTAACAGCAACCTTTCCGGGGTCATCTACAACGTTTGTGTCCTCATCGGGGTCTTAATTGGGACCGCATTGTTCAAACACATCAGTCGGCGGGCTTTCCTGATTGGGACATTCTTCCTGTCCGCGCTCGCCCTGGTTTTAATGGTTGTTGGGAACCACTTCCCTAATGTCGTGATGATCACCCTCTTCGCCTTCTTTGCCGTCATTTTGTCAGCGGGGTTGGTCCTCGACTACCCCTACCCGACAGAATTATTTGATATCAAGGTCCGGGCCACGGGTGTCGGGATCTGCATTACAATTAGCCGGATTGGGGCGGCCAGCGGCACCTTCCTCCTCCCCATCCTGACCAATATCGGTGGGGCCAGCCTGGCAATGATCGTCTGCACCGCCGTCCTCATCGTTGGGGGTCTGATCTGCCTCTTCTGGGCACCAGAAACGTCACCTCGTTTTCGTAAATAA
- a CDS encoding ABC transporter substrate-binding protein, translating to MKKLLTIIVGILALCLLLVCGEYALNHRGNTGGHRVLTIYNWGDYIDPALISKFEKRTGYKVDYETFDSNESMLTKLRQGGTNYDLVIPSEYTVQRMKKEGLVARLDHQKLPNLRYIDRQFLNRSFDRGNEYSVPYFWGTLGIIYNDQKINAGAVQHWEQLWSPRLKNNVMLIDSARDVFAIALITQHQSVNTKDFTKLKRAQGHLKALTPNVKAIVADEMKMYMEQDEAAVGVTYSGDAREMMDVNHHLHYVVPSEGSNIWFDNMVIPKRAQSKAAAYAFINFMLAPANAAQNARYVGYATPNWAAKKRLSKKITSNQAFYPPQKTMRHLQTYHDLPLKTLGEYNELFLEFKMFAK from the coding sequence ATGAAAAAGCTGTTGACGATTATTGTTGGCATCCTCGCCCTGTGCCTGTTACTGGTTTGCGGGGAATACGCCTTGAACCACCGCGGAAACACGGGTGGGCACCGGGTCTTAACCATCTACAACTGGGGTGACTATATTGACCCGGCCCTGATCAGCAAGTTTGAAAAGCGGACCGGGTACAAGGTTGACTACGAAACCTTTGATAGCAACGAATCAATGCTGACGAAGCTCCGCCAGGGTGGGACGAATTACGACTTGGTTATCCCCAGTGAATACACCGTCCAGCGGATGAAAAAGGAGGGCCTGGTAGCCAGGCTGGACCACCAAAAGTTGCCCAACCTTCGCTACATTGACCGGCAATTTCTGAACCGCTCCTTTGACCGGGGAAACGAGTACTCGGTTCCCTACTTCTGGGGCACACTCGGCATTATTTATAATGACCAGAAGATCAATGCTGGTGCCGTCCAGCACTGGGAGCAGTTGTGGAGCCCCCGGCTGAAAAACAATGTCATGTTGATTGATAGCGCCCGTGACGTCTTTGCAATTGCCCTGATTACCCAGCACCAGTCAGTTAATACCAAAGACTTCACCAAATTAAAAAGGGCGCAGGGACATTTGAAAGCCCTGACGCCGAATGTAAAGGCAATTGTTGCCGATGAGATGAAGATGTACATGGAACAGGACGAGGCGGCCGTTGGGGTTACCTATTCGGGGGATGCCCGGGAAATGATGGACGTCAACCACCACCTCCACTACGTCGTCCCTAGCGAGGGAAGCAACATCTGGTTTGATAATATGGTCATCCCTAAACGGGCCCAAAGCAAAGCGGCCGCTTACGCCTTTATCAATTTTATGCTGGCGCCCGCCAATGCCGCCCAAAACGCGCGATACGTTGGTTACGCCACCCCTAACTGGGCGGCCAAAAAGCGCCTTTCGAAGAAGATAACTAGCAACCAGGCGTTTTACCCGCCGCAAAAGACGATGCGCCACCTGCAGACCTACCATGACCTGCCGTTGAAGACTTTGGGCGAGTACAATGAACTCTTCCTTGAATTCAAGATGTTTGCTAAGTAA
- a CDS encoding ABC transporter permease: MKKHHFSWSGLYLTIVFIILYAPIVYLVVYSFSAGTTMEKYHGFSLRHYADLFADTRMITIVFNTLIVALLAALIATIVGTLGALAIKETRGKVRNSLLSLNNVLMVSPDVIIGASFLIFFTMLGIRLGFVSVLLSHIAFCIPIVVLMVLPKLNELSPTLVDAAYDLGASRWQALSQVILPAITPGIGAGFFMALTYSLDDFAVTFFVTGNGFSTLSVEIYSRARQGINLEINALSALMLLASLLLVGGYYLISKHGGRRHRVVAVKEGDAQ; this comes from the coding sequence GTGAAAAAGCATCATTTCTCCTGGTCGGGATTGTACCTGACCATTGTATTCATTATCCTGTATGCCCCAATTGTCTACCTGGTCGTTTACTCCTTTAGTGCGGGGACCACAATGGAAAAGTACCATGGCTTTTCCCTGCGCCACTACGCCGACCTGTTTGCCGACACGCGGATGATCACGATTGTCTTCAACACACTGATCGTTGCCCTGCTAGCGGCACTGATTGCGACCATTGTCGGGACACTGGGAGCTTTGGCGATTAAGGAGACCCGGGGAAAAGTCCGCAACAGTCTTTTGTCCCTCAACAACGTCCTGATGGTTTCCCCCGACGTCATCATTGGGGCCAGCTTCTTGATCTTCTTCACGATGTTGGGAATCCGGCTGGGCTTTGTTTCGGTTCTCTTGAGCCACATTGCCTTCTGCATCCCCATCGTGGTGCTGATGGTCCTGCCCAAGCTAAATGAGTTGTCACCAACCCTGGTGGACGCCGCCTATGACCTTGGGGCTAGCCGGTGGCAGGCCCTGTCCCAGGTTATCCTGCCGGCAATCACCCCGGGGATTGGGGCCGGTTTCTTCATGGCCTTGACCTATTCCTTAGATGACTTTGCGGTGACCTTCTTTGTGACGGGGAACGGCTTTTCAACCCTCTCCGTTGAGATCTATTCCCGGGCCCGGCAAGGCATCAACCTGGAGATTAATGCCTTGTCAGCCCTGATGCTCCTGGCTTCGCTCCTGCTGGTCGGTGGTTACTATTTAATCAGTAAGCACGGTGGTCGCCGTCACCGGGTTGTTGCGGTTAAGGAGGGGGATGCACAATGA
- a CDS encoding ABC transporter permease produces MRQKTLFIVPYLLWIVLFVLAPLILIFYQSLYNINGQFTLDNYTTYLTPGVYLKMTFNSVWYAFLITLVTLVISYPTAYVLNRLHNKQFWLLLVILPTWINLLLKTYAFIGLFSRTGSINQFLRFVGLGSHQLLFTDASFMFVAAYIEIPFMVLPIFNSLAEINPSLINASKDLGASQWQTFTKVIWPLSMPGVKAGIQAVFIPSLSLFMITRLIGGNRVITLGTAIEEHFLTTQNWGMGSTIGVVLIIAMFIVMFATGEAKQKGGHTR; encoded by the coding sequence ATGCGGCAAAAAACACTCTTCATTGTTCCCTACCTCCTGTGGATCGTCCTCTTCGTCTTGGCACCATTAATCTTGATCTTTTACCAGTCCCTATACAATATCAACGGGCAATTCACCCTGGATAACTACACGACTTACCTGACGCCCGGTGTCTACTTGAAGATGACCTTTAACTCGGTCTGGTACGCCTTTTTGATTACCCTGGTCACCCTGGTAATCAGCTACCCGACGGCCTACGTCTTGAACCGCCTGCATAACAAGCAATTCTGGCTCCTGTTGGTGATTTTACCCACCTGGATCAACCTGCTGTTAAAGACCTACGCCTTCATTGGCCTCTTTAGTCGGACGGGGTCGATCAACCAGTTCTTGCGCTTCGTGGGCCTGGGGAGCCACCAGCTCCTTTTCACCGACGCCAGCTTTATGTTTGTTGCGGCCTACATTGAGATTCCGTTTATGGTCCTGCCAATTTTCAACTCGCTGGCCGAGATCAACCCGTCCCTGATCAACGCTAGTAAGGACCTGGGGGCCAGTCAGTGGCAGACCTTCACGAAGGTCATCTGGCCGCTTTCAATGCCTGGTGTTAAGGCCGGAATTCAGGCGGTTTTCATCCCCTCCCTCTCCCTCTTTATGATTACCCGCTTGATTGGTGGAAACCGGGTGATTACCCTGGGGACCGCAATTGAAGAGCACTTCTTAACCACCCAGAATTGGGGGATGGGGTCGACAATCGGCGTTGTCCTGATCATTGCCATGTTTATCGTCATGTTCGCAACTGGTGAAGCCAAGCAGAAGGGAGGGCACACCCGGTGA